ATCTCCGATTCCCATCGCTCGGAAGTCGGGCACACGCGTCCGATGTACTCATCGGTGAAGCGACGGTGGCGAGCCGAGAAACCGAGGAAGAGGAGAGCCGATTTCGGCTAGTACTGGTACGTGGCTAGGTCTTCCACACTGAGGTCACCGCCTCCATCGGAGAACATCGACTTGGGAATCGTCGCGTCGATGATCTCCATATCGTCGACGACCTGCGCGATGTTGAAGTCGACGTTGATGCTACACAGCCGGTACGCATCCAGCGGGTCCAGACCCTCTTGGTGCACGAGGATCGAGATGGCCTCTCTGATCGCGTTGACCATGGCGTCGTCGAGATCCTCACTGAAACCCATCGGGATGTAGTGGTCGTCGGTCTCCGCAACCGGCCAGTCCAGCGGAACGTCTTTGTGGAGGGTGAACTCCAACGTGGGCGAGAGCGAGGTTTCGATCGCGGTGAGTGACACCTCCCCGTCGCCCTGGGATGCGTGTCCATCGCCCGTCCAGAAGAGCGCACCTTCCGCGCTGACGGGGAAGTAGACCGTCGTTCCCACCCCCAGTCGGCGGTTGTCCATATTCCCACCGAAGTACGAGGGTGCGATGGTATCCAACGGGCCCGTAGATGGTCTCTGACTGACAGCCATGATCCCCATGAACGGGTCTAACGGGAACGCGACGTCCTGCTCCAGTGAGACACCAACCGAGTCGGTGAACAGAGCGGTCTCCCTCTCTTCGTCGAAGGGAATGACCTGACTGTCACCCTCCGG
The nucleotide sequence above comes from Halomarina ordinaria. Encoded proteins:
- a CDS encoding acetamidase/formamidase family protein, coding for MNDEKTSRSGGELGSEPADDRVTFPSQETLRRRRFLKTAAGTAGAAIVAGSSITQAQESGTDNSNEHYEVEPTPENIQWGIFDPDREPVLEIESGDTVTFGCVLTAPDEEDHEQYLLDNGIAHSDIFEPEVTVGNEVEREGPHPVTGPVYVEDAEPGDILEVYVKDIEVSAPYGVSSASPSGALPETDFPEGDSQVIPFDEERETALFTDSVGVSLEQDVAFPLDPFMGIMAVSQRPSTGPLDTIAPSYFGGNMDNRRLGVGTTVYFPVSAEGALFWTGDGHASQGDGEVSLTAIETSLSPTLEFTLHKDVPLDWPVAETDDHYIPMGFSEDLDDAMVNAIREAISILVHQEGLDPLDAYRLCSINVDFNIAQVVDDMEIIDATIPKSMFSDGGGDLSVEDLATYQY